The sequence TACTTCCGTTACGGCGCGATGAACTCCGGCAAGTCGACCTCGCTGCTCCAGGCCGCCTACAACTACGAAGAGCGCGGTCAGCACGTGCTGCTGGCCAAGCCCGTGATCGACACGAAGGGCGCCGATCAGATCGACAGCCGCCTCGGCGTCAAGCGCACCGTCGACTTCCTCATCGGCCCGGACGACGACGTGCGCGCGCTGTTCGCCGCCCATCGCGAGCGGGTGAAGCGGGATGCCGCGGCCGCCCTCGTGCCCGAATCCGAGGAGCACGAGGTCGACGTCGCGTGCCTGCTCATCGACGAGGCGCAGTTCCTCACCCGCCAGCAGGTCGACGACCTGCTGCGGATCGTCGTGCTCGACGGCGTGCCGGTGCTGGCGTACGGCATCCGCACCGACTTCCAGACGCATGCCTTCCCCGGCTCCGCCCGCCTGCTGGAGGTCTCGCACAGCCTGGAGGAGCTCAAGACCATCTGCCGCTGCGGTCGCAAGGCGCTCTTCAACGCGCGGCTCGTGGGAGGACGGTTCGTGTTCGACGGCGATCAGGTGGCGATCGACGAGCTCAGCGCGGACCGCGTCACGTACGAGTCGCTGTGCGCCGAGGACTACCTGCGTGCGTCGGGCGGGCGGCTGAGCTGACGCGGGTCACGCCGTCTCGGGCGCCTTCGAGCGTCGGCGGGGGAGCGGCACGAGCATCGAGGTGGTGCGCTGATACTCCGCGTACGCGGAGTACTTCGACGCCGTGATCGACTCGGTGAAGATCGTGGAGCCGATGAACAGCACGGTCAGCAGTGCGGCGCCGGCGATCGTCCAGTTCAGCCAGCTGCCGCCGTCGGCGACGAGCGCAACGGCCCCGATCGCGTAGAACGCCCACCACTGCGCCTGCTCGAAGAAGAAGTTGGGGTGGCGGCTGTAGGCGAACAGACCGGTCGTGAGGAATCCCGGCTCGAGGGTGCCGCCGGCCGCCTTCTTGGCCTGGTGGAAGTCCCACTGCTGCTGGTCGGCGACGGTCTCGCCGACCAGGAACGCGGCGAACAGCACCGCGAACGCGGCATCCCAGCCGTTGAAGGGCACCGGATGCTGCCACGCGATGTAGGCGGGAAGCGAGATGAGTACGAGCAGCGCGTTCTGGAACAGCACGATGAACAGGAGGTTGAACACCTGGAACTGCCAGCGCTTCATGCGCGCACGGAGGATCGCCCAGCGGTAGTCCTCCATGCCGGTGTAGCCGCCCTTGCGCGCGAAGTTGAAGGTCAGGCGCGCACCCCACGCGGTGACCAGCAGCGCCATCACCACGAGCCGCGTCGCGTCGGCGCCCTCGATCAGCGCGGCTACGGCGAAGATCCAGACGTAGGCCACCGGGACGATCGACCAGAGCCGGTCGACCCAGGACGTCTCGTTCGTGATGAGGGAGGTGATCCAGCAGAAGGCGCTCGCGGCGCCCGCGACGAGGAGGACGAGGAGGAGGGGATCCATGTCGTCAGAGTAGCGCCCGCGGGGCACCCCGTCGGATGACGCCGCCGACGTCATGTGCTTGAGTGTGGTCCGACCACAGGCTATTGTGGTCCGACCACAACACGACGAGGAGACCTGTGGCATCCACACCGACGACGACGCCGGTCGCGGCCCCCGCCGCACGTGCGTGGCGGGTCGTGCTCGAGCGGATCGAGACCGATCTGCTCGACGGCACGCTGCAGCCCGGTGACCGGCTTCCGCCCGAGCGGGAGCTCGCGGCGACCCTCGGCGTCGGCCGGTCGAGCGTGCGCGAGGCGCTGCGCGTGCTCGAGGTGATGGGACTGATCCGCACCGGAACGGGCTCGGGCCCGACCTCGGGCGCGATCATCATCGCGACGCCGCGAGGAGGCATGTCGGCGCTGCTGCGACTGCAGGTCGCGGCTCAGGGCTTTCCGCTCGACGACGTCGTGTCGACGCGTCTCGTCCTCGAGTCCGCCGTCGTGCACGCCCTCGCGACCGACCCGGCGAGGTCGACGGATGCCGCGCACGCCGTCGTCGACGCGA comes from Microbacterium cremeum and encodes:
- a CDS encoding thymidine kinase; its protein translation is MAKLYFRYGAMNSGKSTSLLQAAYNYEERGQHVLLAKPVIDTKGADQIDSRLGVKRTVDFLIGPDDDVRALFAAHRERVKRDAAAALVPESEEHEVDVACLLIDEAQFLTRQQVDDLLRIVVLDGVPVLAYGIRTDFQTHAFPGSARLLEVSHSLEELKTICRCGRKALFNARLVGGRFVFDGDQVAIDELSADRVTYESLCAEDYLRASGGRLS
- a CDS encoding DUF1295 domain-containing protein, with the translated sequence MDPLLLVLLVAGAASAFCWITSLITNETSWVDRLWSIVPVAYVWIFAVAALIEGADATRLVVMALLVTAWGARLTFNFARKGGYTGMEDYRWAILRARMKRWQFQVFNLLFIVLFQNALLVLISLPAYIAWQHPVPFNGWDAAFAVLFAAFLVGETVADQQQWDFHQAKKAAGGTLEPGFLTTGLFAYSRHPNFFFEQAQWWAFYAIGAVALVADGGSWLNWTIAGAALLTVLFIGSTIFTESITASKYSAYAEYQRTTSMLVPLPRRRSKAPETA
- a CDS encoding FadR/GntR family transcriptional regulator yields the protein MASTPTTTPVAAPAARAWRVVLERIETDLLDGTLQPGDRLPPERELAATLGVGRSSVREALRVLEVMGLIRTGTGSGPTSGAIIIATPRGGMSALLRLQVAAQGFPLDDVVSTRLVLESAVVHALATDPARSTDAAHAVVDAMDADDLTPSEFLALDAQLHLALAEASGNVVIAAMMAGLRTAIESYVQQGAARIRDWEAAAARLRREHHAILDAVDAGDAGLARELVHDHITGYYAQAGLARPAD